A stretch of Acidovorax sp. RAC01 DNA encodes these proteins:
- the xdhC gene encoding xanthine dehydrogenase accessory protein XdhC, with amino-acid sequence MTDLDALVAGVVRAPACLVRVDATQGSVPREAGAWMAVFADHIIGTIGGGHLEHQAIAEARRRLEGQPGEPRLRYPLGPTLGQCCGGVVHLAYERLGVADAAAAGALRARLAPPLHPVALFGGGHVGHALAQVLAPLPFALTWIDSRDGIFPAPPPAGVVCEHSEPVQQAVPALVPDTRVLIMSFSHAEDLDVVAACLRRQRERGDLPFIGLIGSKTKWATFSHRLAERGFTPAELAGVTCPIGVPGITGKEPAVIAVAVAAQLLQTLALGG; translated from the coding sequence GTGACTGATCTGGATGCCCTGGTCGCAGGTGTGGTCCGTGCGCCTGCATGTCTGGTGCGCGTGGATGCCACGCAGGGCTCGGTGCCGCGCGAAGCCGGTGCCTGGATGGCCGTGTTTGCCGACCACATCATCGGCACCATTGGCGGAGGCCACCTGGAGCACCAGGCCATTGCCGAGGCCCGGCGGCGTCTGGAGGGCCAGCCTGGTGAGCCCCGTTTGCGCTACCCGCTGGGGCCTACGCTGGGCCAGTGCTGTGGCGGCGTGGTGCACCTCGCCTACGAACGGCTGGGCGTGGCAGACGCTGCCGCGGCCGGTGCGCTGCGCGCCCGGCTGGCCCCGCCGCTGCACCCCGTGGCGCTGTTTGGGGGCGGGCATGTAGGCCATGCGCTGGCGCAGGTGCTGGCCCCGCTGCCCTTTGCGCTGACCTGGATCGACAGCCGTGACGGCATCTTTCCGGCGCCGCCGCCGGCGGGCGTGGTGTGTGAGCACTCCGAGCCCGTGCAGCAGGCTGTGCCTGCGCTGGTGCCCGACACGCGCGTGCTGATCATGAGCTTCAGCCATGCCGAAGACCTGGACGTGGTGGCCGCCTGCCTGCGCCGCCAGCGCGAGCGCGGTGATCTGCCCTTTATCGGCCTGATCGGCAGCAAGACCAAATGGGCTACGTTCTCGCACCGGCTGGCAGAGCGCGGGTTCACGCCTGCGGAGCTGGCTGGCGTGACGTGCCCCATCGGCGTGCCCGGCATCACCGGCAAGGAACCCGCGGTGATTGCCGTGGCCGTGGCGGCGCAGTTGCTGCAGACCCTGGCGCTGGGCGGATGA
- the uraH gene encoding hydroxyisourate hydrolase, translated as MGLSTHVLDTMHGCPAAGMEVTLYSTDGNTATVIKRLVLNHDGRTDAPLFDNASLRTGTYRLEFDVASYFKGRGVALPEPNFLDRVNLDFGIAHADQHYHVPLLVSPWSYSTYRGS; from the coding sequence ATGGGCCTCAGCACCCACGTTCTGGACACCATGCACGGCTGCCCCGCAGCGGGCATGGAGGTGACCCTGTATTCGACCGATGGCAATACCGCCACCGTCATCAAGCGCCTGGTGCTCAACCACGATGGCCGCACCGATGCACCCCTGTTTGACAACGCCAGCCTGCGCACCGGCACCTACCGGCTGGAGTTTGATGTGGCCAGTTACTTCAAGGGCCGTGGTGTGGCCTTGCCTGAACCCAACTTCCTTGACCGTGTAAACCTGGACTTTGGCATTGCCCATGCCGACCAGCACTACCACGTGCCGCTTCTGGTCAGCCCCTGGAGCTATTCCACTTACCGTGGGTCGTAG
- a CDS encoding GntR family transcriptional regulator, which yields MESSSTSAIVEALTRAIVEHRLQPGTKLAEQKLADHFGVSRTLVRQALFQMAQNRLVTLEPARGAFVSTPSVEEARQVFAVRRMLETEMTRAFVRSSTPAKIKALRAHVAAEKAAMGTDDASSRTELLGDFHVRMAELMGNEVLAQMLGDLISRCALITLMYQSASAAEHSHEEHADIVAALAARDEDRAVSLMQAHLEHVEASLTFDRKRPVSDLAAALAT from the coding sequence ATGGAATCCTCGTCTACCAGCGCCATTGTTGAAGCCCTTACCCGCGCTATCGTGGAGCACCGTCTGCAGCCGGGCACCAAGCTGGCCGAGCAAAAGCTGGCGGACCACTTTGGCGTGTCGCGCACGCTGGTGCGCCAGGCACTGTTCCAGATGGCACAGAACCGGCTGGTCACGCTGGAGCCTGCGCGCGGCGCATTCGTGTCCACCCCTTCGGTCGAGGAAGCCCGCCAGGTGTTTGCCGTGCGCCGCATGCTCGAAACCGAGATGACCCGCGCCTTCGTGCGCAGCAGCACCCCCGCCAAGATCAAGGCCCTGCGCGCCCACGTTGCGGCCGAGAAAGCCGCCATGGGCACCGATGACGCCAGCAGCCGCACCGAGCTGCTGGGCGACTTCCATGTGCGCATGGCCGAGCTGATGGGCAACGAGGTACTGGCGCAGATGCTGGGCGATCTGATCTCGCGCTGTGCACTGATCACGCTGATGTACCAGTCGGCCAGCGCCGCCGAGCATTCGCACGAAGAGCATGCCGACATCGTGGCGGCCCTGGCCGCCCGCGATGAAGACCGCGCCGTATCGCTCATGCAGGCGCACCTCGAACACGTGGAAGCCAGCCTTACCTTTGACCGCAAGCGCCCTGTCAGCGACCTTGCCGCTGCCCTGGCCACCTGA
- the puuE gene encoding allantoinase PuuE, whose amino-acid sequence MIYDATAPYPRDLIGYGRTVPRAQWPGGARVAVQFVLNYEEGGENAVLHGDAGSEQFLSEMFNPASYPERHMSMEGIYEYGSRAGVWRILREFEKRQLPLTVFGVSTALHRHPELTAAFVEMGHEIACHGLKWIHYQHIPEDVERAHMAEAMAIIERMTGDRAVGWYTGRDSPNTRRLVADFGGFEYDSDYYGDDLPFWMKVQKSDGTVVPQLIVPYTLDCNDMRFALPQGYSHADPFFQYLKDTFDALYAEGDPAGDNAPKMMSIGMHCRLLGRPGRITALQRFLDHIQQHSHVWVARRIDIARHWQQVHPYPGSKA is encoded by the coding sequence ATGATCTACGACGCCACCGCCCCCTACCCCCGCGACCTGATTGGCTACGGCCGCACCGTGCCCCGCGCCCAATGGCCCGGCGGCGCCCGCGTTGCCGTGCAGTTTGTGCTGAACTACGAAGAAGGCGGCGAGAACGCCGTGCTGCACGGCGACGCGGGCAGCGAGCAGTTTTTGTCGGAGATGTTCAACCCCGCCAGCTACCCCGAGCGGCACATGAGCATGGAAGGCATCTACGAATACGGCTCCCGCGCCGGCGTGTGGCGCATCCTGCGCGAGTTTGAAAAGCGGCAGCTGCCACTCACGGTGTTCGGCGTGTCTACCGCGCTGCATCGCCACCCCGAGCTGACGGCGGCCTTTGTGGAGATGGGCCACGAGATCGCCTGCCACGGCCTCAAGTGGATCCACTACCAGCACATACCCGAAGACGTCGAGCGCGCCCACATGGCCGAAGCCATGGCCATCATCGAACGCATGACCGGTGACAGGGCGGTGGGCTGGTACACCGGCCGCGACAGCCCCAACACCCGCCGCCTGGTGGCCGACTTCGGCGGCTTTGAATACGACAGCGACTACTACGGCGACGACCTGCCCTTCTGGATGAAAGTGCAAAAGAGCGATGGCACCGTGGTGCCCCAGCTCATCGTGCCCTACACGCTGGACTGCAACGACATGCGCTTTGCGCTGCCCCAGGGCTACTCGCACGCCGACCCGTTCTTCCAGTACCTGAAGGACACGTTCGATGCCCTGTACGCCGAGGGCGACCCCGCGGGCGACAACGCCCCGAAAATGATGAGCATCGGCATGCACTGCCGCCTGCTGGGCCGCCCCGGGCGCATCACGGCGCTGCAGCGGTTTCTGGACCACATCCAGCAACACTCCCACGTATGGGTGGCACGGCGCATCGACATTGCGCGGCACTGGCAGCAGGTCCACCCGTACCCAGGCAGCAAGGCATGA
- the uraD gene encoding 2-oxo-4-hydroxy-4-carboxy-5-ureidoimidazoline decarboxylase, with product MALTINQINTASLADAIRALDGVYEHSPWIAQQALAQRPLRSVTHLKQLMADCVRHASVDAQLKLIRAHPELAGKAMVSNTLTAESTSEQSKAGLTQCTPDEFERIQKLNADYNARFGFPFILAVRGPRGTGLTKQQIIDTFARRLTHHPDYERAEALRNIHRIAELRLNDKFGAEPTLGNDVWDWHESLAQHSDPGYAEQGQLTVTYLTDAHRACAENIRQRMLECGFDEVGIDAVGNVVGRYHASAPGLRSLLTGSHYDTVRNGGKYDGRLGIFVPMACVRELHRSGKRLSFGIEVVAFAEEEGQRYKATFLGSSALTGHFDFQWLDQKDANGIAMRAAMSHAGLKIEDIPRLKRDPAQYLGFVEVHIEQGPVLNELDLPLGVVTSINGSVRYLCEMTGMASHAGTTPMDRRRDAAAGVAELVLYLEERARIDGDSVGTVGMLNVPGGSINVVPGRCLFSLDLRAPNNAQRDALATDVLASLQRIAERRGLRCTVEESMRASAAPSAPDWQHRWERAVNALGLPLHRMPSGAGHDAMKLHEIMPQAMLFVRGENAGISHNPLESTTNNDIQLAVEAFSHVLRQLA from the coding sequence ATGGCACTGACCATCAACCAGATCAACACTGCCAGCCTCGCCGACGCCATCCGGGCGCTGGATGGTGTGTACGAGCACTCTCCCTGGATCGCCCAGCAGGCCCTGGCACAGCGCCCGCTGCGCTCGGTCACGCACCTCAAGCAGCTCATGGCAGACTGTGTGCGCCACGCCAGTGTGGATGCCCAGCTCAAGCTGATACGCGCCCACCCGGAGCTGGCGGGCAAGGCCATGGTCAGCAACACGCTGACCGCAGAGTCCACCAGCGAACAGAGCAAGGCCGGGCTGACCCAGTGCACGCCCGATGAGTTCGAGCGCATCCAGAAACTCAACGCAGACTACAACGCGCGTTTTGGCTTCCCCTTCATCCTGGCCGTGCGTGGCCCGCGGGGCACCGGGTTGACCAAGCAGCAGATCATCGACACCTTTGCGCGCAGGCTGACCCACCACCCCGACTACGAACGCGCCGAAGCCCTGCGCAACATCCACCGCATTGCAGAGCTGCGCCTGAACGACAAGTTCGGTGCCGAGCCCACGCTGGGCAATGACGTGTGGGACTGGCACGAGTCGCTGGCCCAGCACAGCGACCCGGGCTACGCCGAGCAGGGCCAGCTCACCGTCACTTACCTTACCGATGCCCACCGGGCCTGCGCCGAGAACATTCGCCAGCGCATGCTCGAATGCGGGTTTGACGAAGTGGGAATCGACGCCGTGGGCAACGTGGTGGGTCGCTACCATGCATCGGCCCCCGGCCTGCGCAGCCTGCTCACCGGGTCGCACTACGACACGGTGCGCAACGGTGGCAAGTACGACGGCCGCCTGGGTATTTTTGTGCCCATGGCCTGCGTGCGCGAGCTGCACCGCAGCGGCAAACGGCTCTCGTTCGGAATCGAGGTGGTGGCCTTTGCCGAAGAAGAAGGCCAGCGGTACAAGGCCACGTTCCTGGGCTCCAGCGCACTCACCGGCCACTTTGATTTCCAGTGGCTGGACCAGAAGGACGCCAACGGCATCGCCATGCGCGCCGCCATGTCCCACGCGGGCCTGAAGATCGAGGACATCCCCCGCCTCAAGCGCGATCCGGCCCAGTACCTCGGTTTTGTCGAAGTGCACATTGAGCAGGGCCCGGTGCTCAACGAACTCGACCTGCCACTGGGCGTGGTCACCTCCATCAACGGCAGCGTGCGCTACCTGTGCGAGATGACCGGCATGGCCAGCCATGCAGGCACAACCCCCATGGACCGCCGGCGCGATGCTGCAGCGGGCGTGGCCGAACTCGTGCTGTACCTGGAAGAACGGGCCCGTATCGACGGCGATTCGGTCGGCACCGTCGGCATGCTGAACGTGCCCGGAGGCTCCATCAACGTGGTGCCGGGCCGCTGCCTGTTCAGTCTGGATCTGCGGGCGCCCAACAATGCCCAGCGCGACGCACTGGCGACCGATGTGCTGGCCAGCCTGCAACGCATCGCCGAACGCCGGGGCCTGCGCTGCACGGTGGAAGAATCCATGCGTGCATCGGCAGCACCCAGCGCCCCCGACTGGCAGCACCGCTGGGAACGCGCCGTCAATGCCCTGGGCTTGCCGCTGCACCGCATGCCCAGCGGGGCAGGACACGACGCGATGAAGCTGCACGAAATCATGCCCCAGGCCATGCTTTTCGTGCGCGGCGAGAACGCAGGCATCAGCCACAACCCCCTCGAATCCACCACCAACAACGACATCCAGCTGGCTGTCGAGGCCTTCAGCCACGTGCTGCGCCAGCTTGCCTAG
- a CDS encoding M20 family metallopeptidase, producing MTDYSALDAWIDQHFDEEVRFLQALVRVPTDTPPGNNAPHAERTADLLQEFGYDAEKHAVPAAEVQAYGMESITNLIVRRPYGVGGKTIALNAHGDVVPPGEGWTHDPYGAEVVDGKMYGRATAVSKSDFASFTFAVRALEAVARPARGAVELHFTYDEEFGGELGPGWLLQKGLTKPDLLIAAGFSYEVVTAHNGCLQMEVTVHGKMAHAAVPHTGVDALQGAVHILNALYAQNDEYKKVTSQVAGIKHPYLNVGRIEGGTNTNVVPGKVTFKLDRRMIPEENPVEVEATIRRVIEQAAGERAGISVEIRRLLLANAMTPLAGNAPLVQALQKHAAAVIGEPVPAVGTPLYTDVRLYVERGIPGVIYGAGPRTVLESHAKRADERLDLEDLRRATKVVARALSDLLAD from the coding sequence ATGACCGACTACTCCGCCCTCGACGCCTGGATCGACCAGCACTTTGACGAGGAAGTGCGCTTTTTGCAGGCGCTGGTGCGCGTGCCCACCGACACCCCTCCCGGCAATAACGCGCCGCACGCCGAACGCACCGCCGACCTGCTGCAGGAGTTTGGCTACGACGCCGAAAAGCACGCTGTGCCCGCCGCCGAGGTGCAGGCCTACGGCATGGAATCCATTACCAACCTGATCGTGCGGCGACCCTATGGAGTCGGCGGCAAGACCATTGCCCTGAACGCCCACGGCGACGTGGTGCCCCCCGGCGAAGGCTGGACGCACGACCCCTACGGCGCCGAGGTGGTCGACGGCAAGATGTACGGCCGCGCAACCGCGGTGAGCAAGAGCGACTTCGCCAGCTTCACCTTTGCAGTGCGCGCACTCGAAGCCGTGGCCCGCCCTGCCCGCGGCGCGGTCGAACTGCACTTCACCTACGACGAAGAATTTGGCGGCGAACTCGGACCCGGCTGGCTGCTGCAAAAAGGCCTTACCAAACCAGACCTGCTGATTGCCGCGGGCTTCAGCTACGAAGTAGTGACCGCGCACAACGGCTGCCTGCAAATGGAAGTGACCGTGCACGGCAAGATGGCCCATGCCGCCGTGCCCCACACCGGCGTGGACGCGCTGCAGGGCGCGGTGCACATCCTCAACGCCCTGTATGCGCAGAACGATGAATACAAAAAGGTGACCTCCCAGGTCGCCGGCATCAAGCACCCGTACCTGAACGTGGGCCGCATCGAGGGTGGTACCAACACCAACGTGGTGCCCGGCAAGGTCACGTTCAAGCTCGACCGCCGCATGATCCCCGAGGAGAACCCGGTGGAAGTGGAAGCCACCATCCGCCGCGTGATCGAGCAGGCCGCCGGCGAACGCGCCGGGATCAGTGTGGAGATCCGGCGGCTGCTTCTGGCCAATGCCATGACGCCGCTGGCGGGGAACGCCCCCCTGGTGCAAGCGCTGCAAAAGCATGCAGCCGCAGTGATCGGCGAACCGGTGCCGGCCGTGGGTACGCCGCTGTACACGGATGTGCGTCTGTACGTGGAGCGCGGTATCCCCGGCGTGATCTACGGCGCCGGGCCACGCACCGTGCTGGAGTCGCATGCCAAGCGGGCCGATGAGCGGCTGGATCTGGAAGATCTGCGCCGGGCGACCAAGGTGGTGGCGCGGGCACTGAGTGACCTGCTGGCGGATTGA
- a CDS encoding nucleobase:cation symporter-2 family protein — MQTPVHPVDEHLPLGRLSALGLQHVLVMYAGAVAVPLIVGRALNLTPDQVAMLISADLFCCGLVTLIQALGATQWFGIRLPVMMGVTFAAVAPMVSMAQATGGTAGAGLIFGAVIGAGVISILIAPIVSRLLRFFPPVVTGTIITVIGISLMRVGINWIFGNPVGPTAPNVVNPEHLKWLAEAQSAAGAPGSAIPPVPKGLAIVPTVPNPRYADLSGIGISALVLVSILLIARFAKGFIANISVLLGIVIGAVVATAMGLMNFDKVAKANWFDLVLPFEIATPVFDPILILTMTLVMIVVMIESTGMFLALGDMTDRKVDQAALTRGLRTDGLGTLLGGIFNTFPYTSFSQNVGLVAVTGVKSRFVCVAGGVILIVLGVLPKMAALVESLPTMVLGGAGLVMFGMVAATGIRILGGVDFKNNRFNAMIVAVSIGVGMIPLIAPSFRQWMPHAIHPLIESGILLASIAAVALNVFFNGASRDTSAAVNAARQADAH, encoded by the coding sequence ATGCAAACCCCCGTTCACCCCGTCGATGAACACCTGCCCCTGGGCCGCCTGTCGGCGCTGGGCCTGCAGCATGTGCTGGTGATGTACGCCGGCGCAGTGGCCGTGCCACTCATCGTCGGTCGCGCACTCAACCTCACGCCCGACCAGGTCGCCATGCTGATCTCGGCCGACCTGTTTTGCTGTGGCCTGGTCACCCTGATCCAGGCGCTGGGCGCCACGCAGTGGTTCGGTATCCGCCTGCCGGTGATGATGGGTGTGACCTTTGCCGCCGTGGCGCCGATGGTGTCGATGGCACAGGCCACCGGCGGCACGGCTGGTGCGGGGCTGATCTTTGGCGCGGTGATCGGTGCGGGCGTGATCTCCATACTGATTGCCCCCATCGTCAGCCGGCTGCTGCGGTTCTTTCCGCCGGTGGTCACCGGCACGATCATCACGGTCATCGGCATCAGCCTGATGCGCGTGGGCATCAACTGGATTTTTGGCAACCCCGTGGGGCCCACCGCTCCCAACGTGGTGAACCCCGAGCACCTCAAATGGCTGGCCGAGGCGCAGTCTGCAGCCGGCGCACCCGGCAGTGCCATTCCGCCCGTGCCCAAGGGCCTGGCCATCGTGCCCACCGTGCCCAACCCGCGCTATGCCGACCTGAGCGGCATCGGTATCTCGGCGCTCGTACTGGTTTCCATCCTGCTGATCGCGCGCTTTGCCAAAGGCTTCATCGCCAACATCTCGGTGCTGCTGGGCATCGTCATCGGGGCTGTGGTGGCTACCGCGATGGGTCTGATGAACTTTGACAAGGTCGCCAAGGCGAACTGGTTCGACCTGGTGCTGCCCTTCGAGATCGCCACGCCCGTGTTCGACCCGATCCTGATCCTCACCATGACGCTGGTGATGATCGTGGTGATGATCGAATCCACCGGCATGTTCCTGGCGCTGGGCGACATGACCGACCGCAAGGTGGACCAGGCGGCCCTCACGCGTGGCCTGCGCACTGACGGCCTGGGCACGCTGCTGGGCGGCATCTTCAATACCTTCCCGTACACCAGCTTCTCGCAGAACGTGGGTCTGGTGGCCGTCACGGGCGTCAAGAGCCGCTTTGTGTGTGTGGCGGGCGGCGTGATCCTGATCGTGCTGGGTGTGCTGCCCAAGATGGCGGCGCTGGTCGAATCGCTGCCCACCATGGTGCTCGGTGGCGCGGGGCTGGTGATGTTCGGCATGGTGGCCGCCACGGGCATCCGCATCCTGGGCGGGGTGGACTTCAAGAACAACCGTTTCAACGCGATGATCGTGGCGGTGTCGATCGGCGTGGGCATGATCCCGCTGATTGCGCCGAGCTTCCGCCAGTGGATGCCGCACGCCATCCACCCGCTGATCGAATCCGGTATCCTCCTGGCCTCGATCGCGGCCGTGGCCCTGAACGTTTTCTTCAATGGCGCCAGCCGCGACACCTCCGCTGCTGTGAATGCCGCACGACAGGCCGACGCCCACTAG
- a CDS encoding NADP-dependent malic enzyme yields MTQNISAAEQALRDAAREYHRNPTRGKISVTPTKPLSNQRDLSLAYSPGVAYPCLDIAADPSKAFDYTSRGNLVAVITNGTAVLGLGDIGPLASKPVMEGKGCLFKKFAGVDVFDIELAERDPDKLIEIIAALEPTLGGINLEDIKAPECFYIERELSKRMNIPVFHDDQHGTAIISSAALLNGLELVGKQIDQVKIAVSGAGAAAIACLNVMVGLGVKIENVFVCDSKGVIYEGRPGGYDESKARYAQKTDARTLADAVNGADVFLGCSAPGVLTAEMVKTMAPKPIILALANPEPEIRPELAKAIRPDCIIATGRSDYPNQVNNVLCFPYIFRGALDCGATKITEAMKLACVRQIADLAKADISEEVASAYAGKELTFGPDYLIPTPFDSRLILKIAPAVAKAAAESGVATRPIEDMEAYKETLSRFVYQTGMLMRPVINAAKALPNAQKRVAYADGEDERALRAAQMAIDDKIAQPILVGRPAVIAARIAKAGLRMQLGKDVEVCNPEDDPRFRQYWEHYHQLMKRNGASPEVAKAAVRRSNTIIASLMVKLGDADAMICGLVGTYETHLERIHSIIGRQAGASDYAALNALMTNQGTLFIADTYVNENPTAQQLADIAWMSVQEVQRFGLPPKVAFLSHSSYGSSKKPSARKMREARDLFVAAHPEIECDGELHGDAALEPGIRKNYLAEADTTLNDAANLLICPNLDAANILYNVLKTTTSGGVTVGPILMGAAATAYILTPAATVRRVFNMTALAVASAAARPR; encoded by the coding sequence ATGACCCAGAACATTTCCGCCGCCGAACAGGCCCTGCGCGACGCTGCGCGCGAATACCACCGCAACCCCACCCGGGGCAAGATTTCGGTCACCCCCACCAAGCCTTTGTCCAACCAGCGCGACCTGTCGCTGGCCTACTCGCCGGGCGTGGCCTATCCGTGCCTCGACATCGCTGCCGACCCCTCCAAGGCATTCGACTACACCTCGCGCGGCAACCTGGTGGCGGTGATCACCAACGGCACGGCCGTGCTGGGCCTGGGTGACATCGGCCCGCTTGCCAGCAAGCCGGTGATGGAGGGCAAGGGTTGCCTGTTCAAGAAATTTGCCGGCGTTGATGTGTTCGACATCGAGCTGGCCGAGCGCGACCCCGACAAGCTCATCGAGATCATCGCGGCCCTGGAGCCCACGCTGGGCGGCATCAACCTCGAAGACATCAAGGCGCCCGAGTGCTTCTACATCGAGCGCGAACTCAGCAAGCGCATGAACATCCCGGTGTTCCATGACGACCAGCATGGCACGGCCATCATCAGCAGCGCGGCGCTGCTCAACGGCCTGGAGCTGGTGGGCAAACAAATCGACCAGGTCAAGATCGCCGTGTCGGGCGCAGGCGCGGCCGCCATTGCCTGCCTGAACGTGATGGTGGGCCTGGGCGTGAAGATCGAGAACGTCTTCGTCTGCGACTCCAAGGGTGTGATCTACGAAGGCCGCCCCGGTGGTTACGATGAGTCGAAGGCGCGCTACGCGCAAAAGACCGACGCCCGCACGCTGGCCGATGCGGTCAACGGCGCCGACGTGTTCCTGGGCTGCTCGGCCCCCGGCGTGCTCACGGCCGAGATGGTCAAGACCATGGCGCCGAAGCCCATCATCCTGGCCCTGGCCAACCCCGAGCCCGAAATCCGCCCCGAACTGGCCAAGGCCATCCGCCCCGATTGCATCATCGCCACGGGCCGCTCGGACTACCCGAACCAGGTCAACAACGTTCTCTGTTTCCCGTACATCTTCCGCGGCGCACTGGACTGCGGCGCCACCAAGATCACCGAGGCCATGAAGCTGGCCTGCGTGCGTCAGATCGCCGACCTGGCCAAGGCCGACATCAGCGAGGAAGTGGCCAGCGCCTATGCAGGCAAAGAGCTGACTTTCGGCCCCGACTACCTGATCCCCACGCCGTTCGACTCGCGCCTGATCCTCAAGATCGCGCCCGCCGTGGCCAAGGCCGCGGCCGAATCCGGCGTGGCCACGCGCCCCATCGAAGACATGGAGGCCTACAAGGAAACGCTGTCGCGCTTTGTCTACCAGACGGGCATGCTGATGCGCCCTGTGATCAACGCGGCCAAGGCCCTGCCTAATGCGCAAAAGCGCGTGGCCTACGCCGACGGTGAAGACGAGCGCGCCCTGCGCGCTGCGCAGATGGCGATTGACGACAAGATCGCCCAGCCCATCCTCGTTGGCCGCCCTGCAGTGATTGCTGCGCGCATTGCCAAGGCCGGGCTGCGCATGCAGCTGGGCAAGGATGTGGAGGTGTGCAACCCCGAAGACGACCCGCGCTTTCGCCAGTACTGGGAGCATTACCACCAGCTCATGAAGCGCAATGGCGCCTCGCCCGAAGTGGCCAAGGCCGCGGTGCGGCGCTCCAACACCATCATCGCTTCGCTGATGGTCAAGCTCGGCGATGCCGACGCCATGATCTGCGGCCTGGTGGGCACGTATGAGACGCACCTGGAGCGCATCCACAGCATCATCGGCCGCCAGGCCGGTGCCAGCGACTACGCCGCGCTGAACGCGCTGATGACCAACCAGGGCACCCTGTTCATCGCAGACACCTACGTGAACGAAAACCCCACGGCCCAGCAGCTGGCAGACATTGCCTGGATGTCGGTGCAGGAAGTACAGCGCTTCGGTCTGCCGCCCAAGGTGGCGTTCCTGTCGCACTCCAGCTACGGCTCCTCGAAGAAGCCCTCGGCCCGCAAGATGCGCGAAGCCCGCGACCTGTTCGTGGCGGCCCACCCCGAGATCGAGTGCGATGGCGAGCTGCACGGTGACGCCGCGCTGGAGCCTGGCATCCGCAAGAACTACCTGGCCGAAGCCGACACCACGCTCAACGATGCGGCCAACCTGCTGATCTGCCCCAACCTGGATGCCGCCAACATCCTCTACAACGTGCTCAAGACCACCACCAGCGGCGGTGTGACGGTGGGGCCCATCCTGATGGGGGCCGCTGCCACGGCCTACATCCTGACCCCCGCTGCCACGGTGCGCCGGGTGTTCAACATGACGGCCCTGGCCGTAGCCAGCGCAGCGGCACGGCCGCGCTGA
- a CDS encoding HDOD domain-containing protein — protein sequence MPKVSEFFENVQLPTMPDVARELIATMRDDDIPFEKVRSAIAKDPALTAKLIRLANSARFGLPRQVASLDDAITMVGLNQVRTLALAACMSGVFKDAPGVDATAFWKESMAIAGYAQWLARTLGADAQQSWMAGFLVRLGELIIAQKAPEQIEAIEHLPHHAGGRWERERTLLGFSEAQVTAELARRWRFPDSLVLALETAEDPLAHTPFCRQGGIVHVAMLLAEIGLEEPMSAADTIASLPAELKQALQLDSGWLAEHLPPVDGFVDVPVR from the coding sequence ATGCCCAAGGTGTCAGAGTTTTTCGAGAACGTGCAATTGCCCACCATGCCCGACGTGGCGCGTGAGCTGATAGCGACCATGCGCGACGATGACATCCCGTTCGAGAAGGTGCGCAGCGCCATCGCCAAGGACCCGGCCCTCACGGCCAAGCTGATCCGCCTGGCCAACAGCGCCCGTTTTGGCCTGCCGCGCCAGGTGGCGTCGCTGGACGACGCCATCACCATGGTGGGGCTCAACCAGGTGCGCACGCTGGCGCTGGCGGCGTGCATGTCGGGCGTGTTCAAGGACGCGCCAGGGGTGGATGCCACGGCCTTCTGGAAGGAAAGCATGGCCATTGCCGGCTATGCGCAGTGGCTGGCGCGCACGCTGGGGGCCGATGCCCAGCAGTCGTGGATGGCGGGTTTTCTGGTGCGGCTGGGCGAGCTGATCATTGCGCAGAAGGCGCCCGAGCAGATCGAGGCCATCGAGCACCTGCCGCACCATGCAGGCGGCCGATGGGAGCGCGAGCGCACCCTGCTGGGGTTTTCGGAGGCGCAGGTCACGGCCGAACTGGCGCGGCGCTGGCGCTTCCCCGACAGCCTGGTGCTGGCGCTCGAAACCGCCGAAGACCCGCTGGCACACACGCCGTTTTGCCGGCAGGGCGGCATCGTGCATGTGGCCATGTTGCTGGCCGAAATCGGGCTCGAAGAACCCATGTCCGCGGCAGACACCATTGCCAGCCTGCCCGCCGAGCTCAAGCAGGCCCTGCAGCTCGACTCAGGCTGGCTGGCCGAGCACCTGCCGCCCGTGGACGGGTTTGTGGATGTGCCAGTGAGGTGA